A genomic window from Candidatus Beckwithbacteria bacterium includes:
- a CDS encoding tRNA uridine(34) 5-carboxymethylaminomethyl modification radical SAM/GNAT enzyme Elp3: MKTIKDLLYQDLAKANLSNWDKTKRRWARQLGKIPSNTEIIKAYHSLLTEQKIEPNKALETSLRVRKVRTLSGVAPFAVMMKPWPCPGNCIYCPNEAGMPKSYMSDEPAAARAKNLQFDPKLQVQTRIKQMEAIGHKPQKIQIIVIGATFSAYPNVYKKQFIKAIFDACNGQTAKTLEQAQKLNETATYRIVGMSVETRPDWINKKEVVLLRKLGVTKVQLGVQSLDETVLKTIGRGHDVLAVRKATKLLRDGGFKICYHLMPNLPGSNPRLDVRVAKQIFTDSDFRPDTVKIYPCIVVPGTRLYELWQQGNYQSYDDKILAKTLIEIKKLVPKYCRIDRLVRDITTSWTASGTKKTNMRQLIAEEMKKQNISCQCIRCREIKDQVHETSKPDLLVLPIKISGASEYFLSFESKDHLFALLRLRLPNKNELSKYFSVLEDAAIIREVQVFGEQIEFSKHEKQATQHKHYGRKLIAQAEKIAKEHGFSKIAIISGVGVRTYYERLGYKLEQTYMVKKN; the protein is encoded by the coding sequence TCTAATTGGGATAAAACCAAGCGGCGTTGGGCTCGACAACTAGGAAAAATTCCTAGTAATACGGAAATTATTAAAGCTTATCATAGCTTGCTGACTGAGCAAAAAATTGAGCCTAATAAGGCTTTGGAGACTAGTTTGAGGGTGCGTAAGGTTCGGACTCTGTCTGGAGTAGCGCCTTTTGCGGTCATGATGAAACCCTGGCCATGTCCGGGCAATTGTATCTATTGCCCTAATGAAGCTGGTATGCCCAAAAGCTATATGAGTGATGAGCCAGCAGCGGCTCGGGCTAAGAATCTACAATTTGATCCCAAGTTGCAGGTGCAAACTAGAATCAAGCAAATGGAGGCAATTGGTCACAAGCCTCAAAAGATCCAAATTATTGTGATTGGGGCGACTTTTTCGGCATACCCTAATGTTTATAAAAAGCAGTTTATAAAAGCTATTTTTGATGCTTGTAATGGTCAGACAGCTAAAACCTTGGAACAGGCTCAAAAACTAAATGAAACCGCTACCTATCGGATTGTAGGTATGAGTGTAGAAACTCGGCCGGATTGGATTAATAAAAAAGAAGTGGTTTTGCTAAGGAAATTGGGAGTTACTAAAGTTCAACTGGGAGTGCAAAGTTTGGATGAAACAGTTTTAAAAACAATTGGTCGTGGTCATGACGTTTTAGCGGTACGAAAAGCAACCAAGCTGCTTCGAGATGGAGGCTTTAAAATTTGCTATCATCTAATGCCGAATTTACCAGGTTCAAATCCAAGGCTTGATGTCCGAGTTGCTAAGCAAATTTTTACCGATTCAGATTTCCGGCCGGATACAGTCAAAATTTATCCCTGTATTGTAGTGCCTGGAACTAGGCTGTATGAGCTGTGGCAGCAGGGTAATTACCAAAGCTATGATGACAAGATTTTAGCTAAAACTTTGATTGAAATCAAAAAATTAGTCCCCAAATATTGCCGGATTGATCGTTTGGTTCGAGATATTACCACTAGCTGGACTGCTTCAGGGACTAAAAAAACCAACATGCGACAACTGATTGCTGAGGAAATGAAAAAGCAAAACATTAGCTGTCAGTGTATCCGTTGCCGGGAAATCAAGGATCAAGTTCATGAAACTAGTAAACCTGACTTATTAGTATTGCCCATTAAAATAAGTGGAGCATCTGAATACTTTTTAAGTTTTGAAAGCAAAGACCACTTATTTGCCCTACTGCGTTTACGTTTGCCAAATAAAAATGAACTTTCTAAGTATTTTTCAGTTTTAGAAGATGCAGCTATTATTCGGGAAGTTCAAGTTTTTGGTGAGCAGATTGAATTTAGCAAACATGAAAAGCAGGCTACACAGCACAAACATTATGGCCGAAAACTAATTGCTCAGGCTGAAAAGATTGCCAAAGAACATGGTTTTTCTAAAATTGCTATTATTTCTGGAGTTGGAGTTCGTACATATTATGAACGACTTGGGTATAAATTAGAGCAGACATACATGGTTAAAAAAAATTAA